The Devosia sp. SD17-2 genome includes a region encoding these proteins:
- the hisF gene encoding imidazole glycerol phosphate synthase subunit HisF, with the protein MTLKTRIIPCLDVAGGRVVKGVQFVDLVDAGDPVEAAMAYDAAGADELTFLDIAASHEGRDTIFDVVARTAEHCFMPVTVGGGVRSVEDIRKLLLAGADKVAINSAAVNDPDFIARAADKFGNQCIVVSVDAKQRSDGGEGWEIFTHGGRKPTGIDAVGFAHRMVERGAGELLVTSMDRDGTKSGFDLKLTRAIADSVEVPVIASGGVGTLQHLVDGVTEGHASAVLAASIFHFGTFTIPEAKRYMIEHGIDMRMDAPAPRA; encoded by the coding sequence ATGACACTGAAAACCCGCATCATCCCCTGCCTCGATGTCGCCGGCGGCCGCGTGGTCAAGGGCGTGCAATTCGTCGATCTCGTCGATGCCGGTGATCCCGTGGAAGCGGCCATGGCCTATGACGCGGCCGGGGCCGACGAGCTGACCTTCCTCGACATCGCCGCCAGCCACGAAGGCCGCGACACGATTTTCGACGTCGTCGCCCGCACCGCCGAACATTGCTTCATGCCCGTCACGGTCGGTGGCGGTGTGCGCTCGGTTGAAGATATCCGCAAGCTCTTGCTGGCCGGCGCCGACAAGGTGGCGATCAATTCGGCTGCCGTGAACGACCCCGATTTCATCGCCCGCGCCGCCGACAAGTTCGGCAATCAGTGCATTGTCGTCTCGGTCGATGCCAAGCAGCGCAGCGATGGTGGCGAGGGGTGGGAAATCTTCACCCATGGCGGCCGCAAGCCGACCGGCATTGATGCCGTGGGATTCGCCCACCGCATGGTTGAGCGCGGCGCGGGCGAACTGCTCGTCACCTCGATGGACCGCGACGGCACCAAATCCGGCTTCGACCTCAAGCTGACCCGTGCCATTGCGGACAGCGTGGAAGTGCCGGTTATCGCCTCGGGCGGCGTCGGCACGCTGCAGCACCTCGTGGACGGCGTTACCGAAGGACACGCCAGCGCCGTGCTCGCGGCTTCGATCTTCCACTTCGGCACTTTCACCATTCCCGAGGCCAAGCGCTACATGATCGAGCATGGCATCGACATGCGCATGGACGCCCCGGCGCCCCGGGCGTAA
- the hslU gene encoding ATP-dependent protease ATPase subunit HslU: MSETNFSPREIVSELDRNIVGQNDAKRAVAVALRNRWRRQQLPPELRREVTPKNILMIGPTGVGKTEISRRLARLAQAPFVKVEATKFTEVGYVGRDVEQIVRDLVEAGITVLRDKRRRDVQAQAHHNAEERVLDALVGTSATPSTRDSFRNKLRNNELDDKEIEIEMQPSPGAGEFEIPGMPNGGIGMINLSDMFKSAMGGRGVKRKVKVKDAYEPLIAEEADKLLDQDQLKTEAIELVENHGIVFIDEIDKVAAREGGVSGGPSREGVQRDLLPLIEGTTVATKYGPVKTDHILFIASGAFHVSKPSDLLPELQGRLPIRVELKALTREDFIRILNDTEASLVRQYVALMGTEGVTLSFTDDAIEAIADAAVKVNSSVENIGARRLQTVMERLVEEISFDAPDRAGQTVNIDAAFVREKVGVLAGDTDLSKFVL, encoded by the coding sequence ATGTCTGAAACCAATTTTTCGCCGCGCGAGATCGTTTCCGAGCTCGACCGCAATATCGTCGGCCAGAATGATGCCAAGCGCGCCGTCGCCGTGGCCCTGCGCAATCGCTGGCGCCGCCAGCAGCTCCCGCCCGAGCTGCGGCGCGAGGTGACGCCGAAGAACATTCTGATGATCGGGCCGACCGGCGTCGGCAAGACGGAGATTTCCCGTCGCCTGGCGCGGCTGGCGCAGGCGCCATTCGTCAAGGTCGAAGCCACCAAGTTCACCGAAGTGGGCTATGTCGGCCGCGACGTCGAGCAGATCGTTCGTGACCTCGTCGAGGCCGGCATCACCGTATTGCGCGACAAGCGTCGCCGCGATGTGCAGGCCCAGGCTCACCACAATGCTGAAGAGCGCGTACTCGATGCCTTGGTCGGCACCTCGGCGACGCCCTCGACCCGCGACAGTTTCCGCAACAAGCTGCGCAATAACGAACTCGACGACAAGGAAATCGAGATCGAGATGCAGCCCTCGCCGGGCGCTGGCGAATTTGAAATCCCCGGCATGCCCAATGGCGGCATCGGCATGATCAACCTCTCCGACATGTTCAAGTCGGCGATGGGCGGTCGTGGGGTCAAGCGCAAGGTCAAGGTCAAGGACGCCTATGAGCCGCTGATCGCCGAAGAGGCCGACAAGCTGCTCGACCAGGACCAGCTCAAGACCGAAGCCATCGAGCTCGTGGAAAACCACGGTATCGTCTTCATCGACGAGATCGACAAGGTCGCGGCCCGCGAGGGTGGCGTATCGGGCGGCCCCTCGCGCGAAGGCGTGCAGCGGGACCTGTTGCCGCTGATCGAAGGCACGACCGTCGCGACGAAGTATGGACCGGTCAAGACCGACCATATCTTGTTCATTGCGTCCGGCGCGTTCCACGTCTCCAAGCCATCGGACCTGCTGCCCGAGCTGCAGGGTCGTCTGCCGATCCGGGTGGAGCTGAAGGCGCTCACGCGCGAAGATTTTATCCGCATCCTCAACGACACCGAGGCCAGCCTTGTGCGCCAGTATGTGGCGCTGATGGGGACCGAAGGAGTGACGCTGAGCTTTACCGATGACGCCATCGAAGCCATTGCCGATGCGGCGGTGAAGGTGAATTCGAGCGTCGAGAATATCGGTGCCCGACGCCTGCAGACGGTGATGGAACGGCTGGTCGAGGAAATCTCCTTTGACGCACCCGACCGCGCCGGCCAGACCGTCAACATCGACGCCGCCTTCGTGCGCGAAAAGGTCGGCGTCCTCGCCGGTGACACGGACCTCTCCAAGTTCGTTCTCTGA
- the hisB gene encoding imidazoleglycerol-phosphate dehydratase HisB, with protein MRTATIARKTNETEISVSINLDGTGTHAMNTGVGFFDHMLDQLSRHSLIDMDVTCKGDLHIDFHHAVEDVGIALGQAVRDAIGDKKGIRRYASCDLPMDGTLTRAALDVSGRPFLVFKAEFSRDKIGEIDTELFQEFFQAFAMNAGITLHIENFYFDNNHHLAESMFKAVARALRDALEIDPRQADRVPSTKGTL; from the coding sequence ATGCGCACAGCGACCATTGCCCGCAAGACCAACGAGACCGAGATTTCCGTTTCGATCAATCTTGATGGCACCGGCACTCATGCCATGAACACCGGCGTTGGTTTCTTCGACCATATGCTCGACCAGCTCTCGCGCCACTCGCTGATCGACATGGACGTCACCTGCAAGGGCGACCTCCACATCGATTTTCACCACGCGGTGGAAGATGTCGGCATTGCCCTGGGCCAGGCCGTCAGAGACGCGATCGGCGACAAGAAGGGCATCCGGCGCTACGCCTCCTGCGACCTGCCGATGGATGGCACCCTGACCCGCGCCGCGCTCGACGTGTCGGGCCGTCCCTTCCTCGTCTTCAAGGCCGAGTTCTCCCGGGACAAGATCGGCGAGATCGACACCGAGCTCTTCCAGGAGTTCTTCCAGGCCTTTGCCATGAACGCCGGGATCACGCTCCACATCGAAAACTTCTACTTCGACAACAACCATCATCTGGCCGAGTCGATGTTCAAGGCGGTTGCCCGGGCCCTGCGCGATGCGCTTGAGATCGACCCCCGCCAGGCCGACCGCGTGCCAAGCACCAAGGGAACGCTCTAG
- the hisA gene encoding 1-(5-phosphoribosyl)-5-[(5-phosphoribosylamino)methylideneamino]imidazole-4-carboxamide isomerase: MILFPAIDLKDGQCVRLKLGDMNQATVFNDDPAAQAKSFEDQGFEYLHVVDLNGAFAGESVNGGAVEEILKTVKFPVQLGGGIRNLGHIEAWLDKGLARVILGTVAVRDPALVKEAAQKWPGQVAVGIDARKGMVAVEGWAETSELSVIELAKRFEGAGVAAIIYTDIDRDGVLAGINWDSTLELARATSIPVIASGGLASMADIERLTQPDAAVLEGAISGRALYDGRIDSREALALLKASA, from the coding sequence ATGATCCTTTTCCCCGCCATCGACCTCAAGGACGGCCAGTGCGTGCGCCTGAAACTGGGCGACATGAACCAGGCGACCGTCTTCAACGACGATCCCGCCGCCCAGGCAAAATCCTTCGAGGACCAGGGCTTTGAATATCTCCACGTCGTCGACCTCAACGGCGCCTTTGCCGGCGAGAGCGTCAATGGCGGCGCGGTCGAAGAGATTCTCAAAACCGTGAAATTCCCCGTCCAGTTGGGCGGCGGCATTCGCAATCTCGGCCATATCGAAGCCTGGCTCGACAAGGGTCTGGCCCGCGTCATCCTCGGGACGGTCGCCGTGCGCGATCCGGCGCTGGTGAAGGAAGCGGCCCAAAAGTGGCCTGGCCAGGTCGCCGTCGGCATCGACGCGCGAAAGGGCATGGTGGCGGTGGAAGGCTGGGCCGAAACCTCCGAGCTCAGCGTCATCGAACTCGCCAAGCGCTTTGAAGGCGCCGGGGTTGCGGCCATCATCTACACTGACATTGATCGCGACGGCGTGCTCGCTGGCATCAATTGGGACTCGACCCTTGAGCTGGCCCGCGCCACCTCCATCCCGGTGATCGCGTCGGGCGGTCTCGCCTCCATGGCCGATATCGAACGGCTGACCCAGCCCGATGCGGCCGTGCTCGAAGGCGCGATCTCCGGCCGTGCGCTCTATGACGGGCGCATTGATTCACGTGAAGCACTCGCGCTTCTGAAGGCGTCGGCCTGA
- the dnaQ gene encoding DNA polymerase III subunit epsilon: MREIVLDTETTGLSPNDGDRLVEIGCVELINHIPSGKTHHIYINPERSMPEEAFRVHGLSEEFLKDKPVFKAVAQDFLDFIGDGTLVIHNAPFDMGFLNAELEKASFPRLTNEVIDTVMVARKKHPGARVSLDALCKHYGIDNSRRTLHGALLDSEILAEVYLELIGGKQVSLALIADAGSDGEDGLLQRVPARPRPTPLPSRVTAAEAEAHYAFLAKMGDSAIWTQYEERPAAE; encoded by the coding sequence ATCCGGGAAATCGTCCTCGATACCGAAACCACCGGCCTTTCTCCCAACGACGGCGATCGCCTCGTTGAAATCGGCTGCGTTGAGCTGATCAATCACATCCCCTCGGGCAAGACGCACCACATCTATATCAATCCCGAACGCTCTATGCCTGAAGAGGCTTTCCGCGTGCACGGGCTGAGTGAGGAATTCCTCAAGGACAAGCCGGTGTTCAAAGCGGTGGCCCAGGACTTTCTCGACTTTATCGGCGATGGCACGTTGGTGATCCACAACGCGCCGTTCGACATGGGCTTTCTCAATGCCGAGCTGGAGAAGGCATCCTTCCCGCGCCTCACCAACGAGGTGATCGACACCGTCATGGTGGCGCGCAAGAAGCACCCGGGTGCCCGCGTCAGCCTCGATGCGCTCTGCAAGCACTATGGCATCGACAATTCCCGCCGCACGCTTCATGGCGCGCTGCTCGACAGTGAGATCCTCGCCGAGGTTTATCTCGAGCTGATCGGCGGCAAGCAGGTGAGCCTGGCGCTCATCGCCGACGCTGGAAGTGATGGTGAAGATGGCTTGCTGCAGCGCGTGCCGGCACGCCCGCGTCCCACGCCCCTGCCCTCGCGGGTGACCGCGGCAGAGGCCGAGGCGCATTACGCCTTTCTTGCCAAGATGGGCGACAGCGCCATCTGGACCCAATATGAAGAGCGCCCGGCTGCCGAGTGA
- a CDS encoding IS110 family transposase, translating into MIHDTLFVGIDVSKTHLDVHTHPAGKSWRCSTGPEALAELTQRLARLGPLAIGLEASGGYEARVAESLHAAGLEVHVLAPARIRSYARGIGQLAKTDKIDAALIARYLQAVRASLTPYVSDPIRQRLSAFTAHRRRIVAEKSGLVSQLDTIDEPLVRSLIEERLAAIALEIKRIEAAITALLADNRQLQQRQARLRQVTGVGPVLAIALLADMPELGKVSAKVAAALIGVAPYARQSGASDRNGRCLGGRKHLRDIAYMAVLSAIKVKDPVLGDFYQRLRLRGKPFKLAMIATVRKLITILNAIARQEPAFQQ; encoded by the coding sequence ATGATACACGACACCCTCTTCGTTGGCATCGACGTTTCCAAGACGCATCTGGACGTTCATACCCATCCCGCTGGCAAATCCTGGCGTTGCAGCACTGGACCGGAGGCGCTCGCCGAGCTGACGCAGCGCCTGGCCAGACTGGGGCCGTTGGCCATCGGGCTCGAAGCCTCGGGAGGCTATGAAGCCCGCGTGGCCGAGAGCCTGCATGCCGCTGGCCTTGAAGTGCATGTTCTAGCCCCGGCGCGGATCCGCAGTTACGCGCGGGGTATCGGCCAATTGGCCAAAACCGACAAGATCGATGCCGCTCTGATCGCGCGTTATCTGCAGGCCGTGCGCGCCAGCTTGACCCCTTATGTGTCTGATCCGATCCGACAAAGGCTGAGCGCGTTCACAGCCCATCGGCGGCGGATCGTTGCGGAAAAGAGCGGCCTTGTCAGTCAGCTCGATACCATCGACGAGCCGCTTGTGCGCAGCCTGATCGAGGAGCGTCTGGCGGCCATCGCCCTGGAGATCAAACGCATCGAAGCGGCCATCACTGCCCTTCTCGCCGACAATCGCCAGCTCCAGCAGCGCCAGGCGCGGCTGCGGCAGGTGACCGGCGTCGGTCCGGTTCTGGCGATCGCCTTACTGGCCGACATGCCCGAGCTCGGCAAGGTCTCCGCCAAGGTGGCCGCAGCACTCATCGGCGTTGCCCCTTATGCCCGCCAATCGGGCGCATCGGATCGCAACGGCCGCTGTCTTGGCGGACGAAAACATCTGCGCGATATCGCCTACATGGCCGTGCTCAGCGCCATCAAGGTGAAAGACCCCGTTCTCGGCGACTTCTATCAAAGACTGCGCCTGCGCGGAAAACCCTTCAAACTCGCCATGATCGCAACGGTGAGAAAACTCATCACAATCCTCAACGCCATCGCCCGACAGGAACCGGCATTCCAACAGTGA
- a CDS encoding FxsA family protein has protein sequence MARFIPIALLALPLLEIAMFIVVGRAIGVFPTLALIILAAIAGGLLLRQQGLSVLNRMRTNMSAGTLPGQTLFDGMVMAVAALLLIIPGFLGDIIALVLLIPPVRTWLYKKLTAGMVVTTTTTSYRRCEDPTDINPSPLSGPRTIDLDDDDWQRKP, from the coding sequence GTGGCCCGCTTCATTCCCATCGCCCTTCTCGCGCTGCCGCTGCTCGAGATCGCCATGTTCATCGTCGTCGGCCGTGCCATCGGTGTGTTTCCGACCCTGGCGCTGATCATTCTGGCGGCCATAGCGGGAGGTCTGCTGCTACGCCAGCAGGGGCTGAGCGTGCTCAATCGCATGCGCACCAACATGAGTGCGGGTACGTTGCCGGGGCAGACGCTGTTCGATGGCATGGTGATGGCCGTGGCGGCGCTCCTGCTGATCATCCCGGGTTTTCTCGGCGATATCATTGCGCTGGTGCTGCTGATCCCCCCGGTTCGGACCTGGCTCTACAAAAAACTGACAGCCGGCATGGTGGTGACCACAACCACCACCAGCTATCGCCGCTGCGAGGATCCCACCGACATCAATCCGTCCCCGCTTTCGGGGCCGCGCACCATTGATCTCGATGATGATGACTGGCAGCGCAAACCGTAA
- a CDS encoding GNAT family N-acetyltransferase, with translation MSYSIRRLGVDDLVAYRAIRMEALTNHPEAFLTSAEGFAQRSDAEVRQMLEDVTVFGAETSDGELVGLNAFIRNDTLKERHRGWMVQVYVRPEHRGTGLSKQLCEHLIDYARHHVLQVHLGVWAENVPAIKLYERLGFSVYGTEPRYLFVNGRFIDEHMMVRFLDRDPVQQQGTLESNRNV, from the coding sequence TTGAGCTATTCCATTCGCAGGCTCGGCGTTGACGATCTGGTGGCCTATCGGGCCATAAGGATGGAAGCGCTCACCAATCATCCGGAGGCTTTCCTCACCAGCGCGGAGGGTTTTGCCCAGCGCAGTGACGCGGAAGTCCGCCAGATGCTGGAGGACGTCACGGTGTTTGGCGCCGAGACTTCGGATGGCGAACTCGTCGGCCTCAACGCCTTCATCCGCAACGACACTCTCAAGGAGCGTCATCGCGGCTGGATGGTGCAGGTCTATGTCAGGCCCGAGCATCGCGGCACGGGCCTTTCCAAACAGCTCTGCGAACATCTGATCGACTACGCGCGGCACCACGTCCTGCAGGTCCATCTCGGCGTCTGGGCGGAAAACGTCCCGGCGATCAAGCTCTACGAACGGCTCGGTTTCAGCGTTTATGGCACCGAGCCCAGATATCTCTTCGTGAACGGTCGTTTTATCGACGAACACATGATGGTGCGCTTCCTGGATCGCGACCCGGTCCAACAGCAAGGCACTCTGGAAAGTAACCGCAATGTCTGA
- the hslV gene encoding ATP-dependent protease subunit HslV — protein MSDSNFPGWHGTTIVSVRKGNKVVIAGDGQVSMGPTVMKHGAKKVRRLADGKVIGGFAGSTADAFTLFERLEAKLVQYPDQLMRAAVELAKDWRTDRYLRKLEAMMIVADKTDTLVLTGNGDVLTPDHGVIAIGSGGNYAHSAALALHQATDLDAEDIARRAMKIAEEICVYTNGNVSVETIELGN, from the coding sequence ATGAGTGATAGCAATTTTCCCGGCTGGCACGGCACCACGATCGTGTCGGTCCGCAAGGGCAACAAGGTGGTGATTGCGGGCGACGGCCAGGTGTCCATGGGCCCCACCGTGATGAAGCACGGCGCCAAGAAAGTGCGTCGTCTCGCCGACGGCAAGGTGATCGGCGGCTTTGCCGGCTCCACCGCCGATGCCTTTACCCTGTTCGAGCGGCTTGAAGCCAAGCTGGTGCAATATCCCGACCAGCTGATGCGCGCCGCCGTCGAACTGGCCAAGGATTGGCGCACCGACCGATATCTCAGAAAACTCGAAGCCATGATGATCGTGGCCGACAAGACCGATACCTTGGTGCTGACCGGCAATGGCGACGTGCTGACCCCGGATCACGGCGTCATCGCCATCGGCTCGGGCGGCAATTACGCCCATTCGGCCGCTCTGGCGCTGCATCAGGCGACCGATCTCGATGCTGAGGATATCGCGCGTCGGGCCATGAAGATCGCAGAGGAAATCTGCGTCTACACCAATGGCAATGTGAGCGTCGAAACCATCGAGCTCGGCAATTGA
- a CDS encoding Tim44/TimA family putative adaptor protein, whose product MDDFLDLPTLIAIVVAVFVLFRLRSVLGTRTGNERPPIDRSRSTPTEKAANGDDNVVPMQPRAPRAPDLDDERRARKLEAEIEQAARGNEVLAAGLRSVNEADPGFTPKSFLEGAKQAYEMIVTGFAEGDRPMLKNLLEKDVFDSFARAITEREAAGHTNDFTFVGLPKVEISQAEYDKKNVLVTVRFHAEVVSAIRDRDGNLVEGNADQVQTIADEWTFARNPKSRDPNWKVIATSQLD is encoded by the coding sequence ATGGACGATTTTCTCGATCTGCCCACTCTTATCGCCATTGTGGTAGCCGTCTTCGTTCTGTTCCGCCTGCGGTCGGTTCTGGGAACGCGCACCGGCAATGAGCGACCGCCGATCGATCGGTCCCGCTCCACGCCGACGGAAAAGGCCGCAAATGGCGACGACAATGTCGTGCCCATGCAGCCGCGCGCGCCCCGTGCACCTGACCTTGACGATGAACGCCGTGCCCGCAAGCTCGAGGCCGAGATCGAACAGGCCGCCCGCGGCAATGAGGTGCTCGCAGCAGGTCTGCGCAGCGTCAACGAAGCCGACCCCGGCTTTACGCCCAAATCCTTCCTCGAAGGCGCCAAACAGGCTTACGAGATGATCGTCACCGGCTTTGCCGAAGGGGATCGCCCAATGCTCAAGAATCTCCTCGAAAAGGATGTGTTCGACAGCTTTGCCCGCGCCATCACCGAGCGCGAGGCTGCCGGCCACACCAATGATTTCACCTTCGTGGGTCTGCCCAAGGTCGAAATTTCGCAGGCTGAGTACGACAAGAAGAATGTTCTCGTGACCGTGCGCTTCCATGCCGAGGTGGTTTCTGCCATCCGCGACCGCGACGGCAATCTGGTGGAAGGCAATGCCGACCAGGTCCAGACCATCGCTGACGAATGGACTTTTGCGCGCAATCCGAAATCGCGCGACCCCAATTGGAAAGTCATCGCGACGAGCCAGCTCGACTAA
- a CDS encoding phosphoribosyl-ATP diphosphatase — MTLEELEQRVALRAAASPEESYTAKLIARGINKASQKLGEEATEAVIAAVTGDRAELVKESADVLYHLLVVLRASGVPLAEVMQELDMRTAQSGLAEKAARKES, encoded by the coding sequence ATGACTTTGGAAGAACTGGAACAGCGCGTTGCGTTGCGCGCTGCTGCTTCGCCTGAGGAAAGCTATACGGCAAAACTCATTGCCCGCGGCATCAACAAGGCCAGCCAGAAGCTGGGCGAGGAAGCCACCGAGGCAGTGATTGCCGCCGTGACCGGCGACCGTGCCGAGCTGGTCAAGGAAAGCGCCGATGTGCTCTATCACCTGCTTGTCGTGCTGCGCGCCTCTGGCGTGCCGCTGGCCGAGGTGATGCAGGAACTCGACATGCGCACGGCCCAGTCCGGCCTCGCCGAAAAAGCCGCGCGGAAGGAAAGCTGA
- a CDS encoding Smr/MutS family protein, protein MSKRNPKRLPHDFHLWTTVAATVDPLRRKGLLKHGQGTLPVPEAEPPLPDIKAPPKRLPPRQPFLAPYQAPRQPSTLPEKAVDPAIHKKVRRGKIEIDGTIDLHGMTQAEARQVLHRYISSRFSRGDRTILVITGKGVRTDNDYVMAMTERGILRTMLPIWLNEPGLAHMISGWSIAARGHGGDGAWYVRLRRP, encoded by the coding sequence ATGTCCAAGCGCAACCCGAAGCGCCTGCCGCACGATTTTCACCTCTGGACCACGGTGGCTGCCACCGTGGATCCGCTCCGGCGCAAGGGCCTGCTCAAGCACGGCCAGGGTACGCTCCCGGTTCCTGAAGCCGAGCCCCCTCTCCCCGACATCAAGGCTCCGCCGAAAAGGCTACCACCGCGACAGCCCTTCCTCGCGCCCTATCAGGCGCCCCGGCAGCCCTCCACCCTCCCAGAAAAGGCAGTCGATCCGGCCATTCACAAAAAGGTCCGGCGCGGCAAGATCGAGATCGACGGCACGATCGATCTGCATGGCATGACCCAGGCGGAGGCGCGCCAGGTGCTCCACCGCTATATTTCGTCCCGCTTCAGCCGGGGTGACCGGACTATTCTGGTGATCACCGGCAAGGGCGTGCGGACCGACAATGACTATGTGATGGCCATGACCGAGCGCGGAATCCTGCGCACCATGCTGCCCATCTGGCTCAACGAGCCGGGACTTGCCCATATGATTTCCGGCTGGAGCATCGCGGCGCGCGGACATGGTGGCGACGGAGCCTGGTATGTGAGGTTGAGACGACCATGA
- a CDS encoding helix-turn-helix transcriptional regulator: MTPLGAKLRAMREARGISLKEMAAALNVSSAYLSALEHGKRGVPTSFLLHRIIAFFNVIWDEAEELQRLSEISDPKVTIDTGGMTPEATEFTNRLRDNIGRLDPEDVKFLRDELVKRATRKRS; this comes from the coding sequence ATGACCCCGCTCGGCGCAAAATTGCGGGCCATGCGTGAGGCCCGGGGCATTTCGCTCAAGGAAATGGCGGCAGCCCTCAATGTATCGAGTGCTTACCTGTCGGCGCTGGAACATGGAAAGCGCGGCGTGCCGACCTCCTTCCTCCTCCACCGCATCATCGCGTTTTTCAACGTGATCTGGGACGAAGCCGAGGAATTGCAGCGCCTGTCGGAGATCTCCGACCCCAAGGTGACGATCGATACAGGCGGCATGACGCCGGAAGCGACCGAATTCACCAATCGCCTGCGCGACAACATCGGCCGCCTCGACCCCGAGGACGTCAAATTTCTGCGCGATGAACTGGTCAAGCGCGCGACGCGGAAGCGGTCCTGA
- the hisH gene encoding imidazole glycerol phosphate synthase subunit HisH: MSSVAIIDYGAGNLRSAANAFERVAGSLTNGPEIIVTADPEIVRCADRIMLPGVGAYADCKAGLDAVPGMVEALEERVLNNGTPFLGVCVGMQLLASEGREKTVTAGLGWIPGAVEKITPSDPKLKIPHMGWNTISIVRPHALLANIPDGENGLHAYFVHSYHMVTESPDTLFATTQYGGSVTACVGRDNIFGAQFHPEKSQALGLKLIENFLGWTP, from the coding sequence ATGAGTTCTGTCGCCATTATCGATTATGGCGCGGGCAATCTGCGCTCGGCCGCCAATGCCTTTGAGCGGGTTGCTGGCTCTCTGACCAATGGTCCCGAGATCATCGTCACCGCTGACCCGGAGATCGTCCGCTGCGCCGATCGCATCATGCTCCCCGGCGTCGGCGCCTATGCCGACTGCAAGGCCGGGCTCGATGCCGTGCCGGGTATGGTCGAGGCGCTGGAAGAGCGCGTCCTCAACAATGGCACGCCTTTCCTCGGCGTCTGCGTCGGCATGCAATTGCTCGCCAGCGAAGGCCGCGAAAAGACTGTGACGGCCGGTCTCGGTTGGATCCCCGGCGCGGTCGAAAAGATCACGCCGTCAGACCCGAAGCTGAAAATCCCGCATATGGGCTGGAACACGATTTCGATTGTCCGCCCCCATGCCCTGCTCGCCAATATCCCCGACGGGGAAAACGGGCTGCACGCCTATTTCGTGCACTCCTACCACATGGTCACCGAGAGCCCGGACACGCTGTTTGCCACCACCCAATATGGCGGCAGTGTCACCGCCTGCGTCGGTCGCGACAATATTTTCGGCGCCCAGTTTCACCCCGAAAAGAGCCAGGCCCTGGGCTTGAAGCTGATCGAAAATTTCCTGGGGTGGACGCCTTGA
- a CDS encoding DUF2628 domain-containing protein, with product MTLFALYQSVDDPTALPVAVPERFSLFAALLPPVHALTHRHWDMLGLFVIGLGATVLTTRFLGSDAGFWLYLLVAVAFGFAAPGAQLRALKRRGHTAIGHSFAANEDLARLAVLEKRP from the coding sequence GTGACCCTTTTTGCCCTCTACCAATCCGTGGATGATCCCACCGCCCTGCCGGTAGCCGTGCCGGAGCGGTTTTCGCTGTTCGCCGCTCTGCTGCCGCCGGTCCATGCGCTGACCCATCGCCATTGGGACATGCTCGGACTTTTTGTCATTGGCCTTGGCGCTACTGTTCTGACGACGCGCTTTTTGGGCAGCGATGCCGGGTTCTGGCTCTATCTGCTGGTCGCTGTCGCGTTCGGTTTTGCCGCCCCGGGCGCGCAACTCCGCGCGCTCAAGCGCCGTGGCCACACTGCCATCGGCCATTCTTTTGCGGCCAATGAAGATCTTGCCCGCCTCGCCGTTCTGGAGAAACGCCCATGA
- the secB gene encoding protein-export chaperone SecB, whose product MADETLGAAAPQPGTAPSMNLVGQYVRDLSFENPGAPGSIMAGGGNPAFNVSISVGVKKQADDLYAVELNLKAQAKREETLLFNVELVYGGVFRLKNIPENQISMLLMVECPRLIFPFARQVLASVTQQGGFPPLMMEPVDFLAIYRQNLAALAAKQQADGGAEIPAPTDKPN is encoded by the coding sequence ATGGCTGACGAAACCCTGGGCGCCGCCGCGCCGCAGCCCGGCACTGCACCCAGCATGAACCTGGTGGGCCAGTATGTGCGCGACCTTTCTTTCGAGAACCCAGGCGCACCGGGTTCGATCATGGCCGGTGGCGGCAATCCCGCCTTCAACGTCTCCATCTCGGTGGGCGTCAAGAAGCAGGCCGATGACCTCTATGCCGTCGAATTGAACCTCAAGGCCCAGGCCAAGCGCGAAGAAACGCTGCTGTTCAACGTCGAGCTGGTCTATGGCGGCGTTTTCCGCCTCAAGAACATCCCGGAAAACCAGATCAGCATGCTGCTGATGGTGGAATGCCCGCGCCTGATCTTCCCGTTTGCCCGTCAGGTCCTGGCCAGCGTCACCCAGCAGGGCGGTTTCCCGCCGCTGATGATGGAGCCGGTCGACTTCCTGGCCATCTATCGCCAGAACCTTGCCGCGCTGGCTGCCAAGCAGCAGGCCGATGGCGGCGCCGAAATCCCGGCTCCGACCGACAAGCCCAACTGA